The following coding sequences lie in one Lolium perenne isolate Kyuss_39 chromosome 2, Kyuss_2.0, whole genome shotgun sequence genomic window:
- the LOC127332755 gene encoding uncharacterized protein: protein MLVARMGILFSCPADYYDPMEEGILEPSASSGGLRALDSSKLLIQWSLSFKRAQLDDNYPSSLQVETEISIKTADIAAIAPDSSPATVVPLVQRALAMVMYTDGGLGRGEPKARGGGDVRQQSIMRQALKMKNGRRSAGSGNLHIFFMDAFTYSMLGW, encoded by the exons ATGCTTGTTGCAAGAATGGGCATCTTGTTCTCGTGCCCGGCCGACTACTATGACCCAATGGAAGAAGGCATCCTCGAACCGTCGGCGAGCTCTGGCGGCCTCAGGGCCTTGGATTCCAGCAAGCTGCTCATACAGTGGTCGCTCAGTTTCAAAAGGGCACAACTCGACGACAACTACCCCAGCTCTCTCCAGGTGGAGACCGAGATCTCAATCAAGACCGCCGACATTGCCGCCATTGCACCAGACTCTTCCCCTGCCACGGTGGTGCCGCTCGTGCAGAGAGCTCTTGCCATGGTGATGTACACCGACGGCGGCCTCGGGCGCGGAGAGCCCAAAGCACGAGGCGGCGGCGATGTGAGGCAACAGAG CATCATGAGGCAGGCTCTCAAGATGAAGAAcgggaggaggagcgccggcTCAGGAAACCTGCATATATTTTTCATGGATGCCTTTACATATTCTATGTTAGGTTGGTAA
- the LOC127330038 gene encoding uncharacterized protein: MASRSTGALVFLLALLLSCVAMSSAARNLQEVEASDPPKEEEPSSAGSMPFPHLTVPELPPMPELPVPELPPLLQNFKMPLFPEMHLPSFPGMPWKPAVHMPTIPGFNFPDPTAKP, encoded by the coding sequence ATGGCTTCGAGGAGCACCGGCgccctcgtcttcctcctcgcgctgctCCTCTCGTGCGTCGCCATGAGCAGCGCGGCGAGAAACCTGCAGGAGGTGGAGGCCTCTGATCCGCCCAAGGAAGAAGAGCCGTCGTCCGCGGGGTCCATGCCGTTTCCGCACCTGACCGTGCCGGAGCTGCCGCCGATGCCAGAACTACCGGTGCCAGAACTGCCGCCGTTGCTGCAAAACTTTAAGATGCCGCTGTTCCCGGAGATGCACCTGCCGTCGTTCCCGGGCATGCCGTGGAAGCCGGCCGTGCACATGCCCACCATTCCCGGATTCAACTTCCCGGACCCGACGGCTAAGCCATGA
- the LOC127330037 gene encoding uncharacterized protein: protein MTSRKATVLLGLLLSSVAMSGAVRTLQEETAPTKGEEHKPELPPLPKVELPPFPEVHLPPKPELPKVELPPFPEVHLPPKPELPKVELPPFPEVHLPPKPELPTIPEVHLPAKPELPKVELPPKPEKPTIPEFHFPKPEAKP from the coding sequence ATGACTTCGAGAAAAGCCACTGTCCTCCTCGGCCTGCTTCTCTCGTCTGTTGCCATGAGCGGCGCTGTGAGGACCTTGCAGGAGGAGACCGCTCCGACCAAGGGCGAGGAGCACAAGCCCGAGCTGCCACCACTCCCCAAGGTCGAGCTGCCTCCGTTCCCGGAGGTGCACCTGCCACCTAAGCCCGAGCTACCCAAGGTGGAGCTGCCGCCGTTCCCGGAGGTGCACCTGCCACCCAAGCCCGAGCTGCCCAAGGTTGAGCTGCCGCCGTTCCCGGAGGTACACCTGCCACCTAAGCCCGAGCTGCCAACGATCCCGGAGGTGCACCTTCCAGCCAAGCCGGAGTTACCCAAGGTGGAGCTGCCACCGAAGCCCGAGAAGCCCACCATCCCCGAATTCCACTTCCCGAAGCCAGAGGCTAAACCATGA